The Neobacillus sp. OS1-2 genome includes a window with the following:
- a CDS encoding U32 family peptidase: MNNVKDTISEIIDGKRVIVKKPELLAPAGNLEKLKIAVHYGADAVFIGGQEYGLRSNADNFTFEEMKDGVEFAKKYGAKIYVTTNIFAHNENIDGLEEYILGLKETGIAGIIVADPLIIETCQRLAPEIEIHISTQQSLSNWKAAQFWKESGAERVVLAREVSAEEIREMKEKVDVEIETFIHGAMCIAYSGRCTLSNHMTARDSNRGGCCQSCRWDYDLYTLEGSNQEVALFEEGNDPFAMSPKDLNLIQAIPQMIELGIDSLKIEGRMKSIHYIATVVSVYRKVIDAYCADPENFVIKREWLEELDKCANRETAPAFFEGVPGYKEQMFGNHSKKTKFEFVGLVLDYNEETQIVTLQQRNHFKPGQEVEFFGPEIQNFTHVIDKVWDEKGNELDAARHPLQIVQFKLDKPVYPNNMMRKENA, translated from the coding sequence ATGAATAACGTTAAAGATACTATTTCTGAAATCATCGATGGAAAACGTGTCATAGTGAAAAAGCCAGAACTCCTTGCGCCAGCGGGTAATCTTGAAAAATTAAAAATTGCGGTTCATTATGGGGCAGATGCTGTGTTTATTGGCGGTCAGGAATATGGACTTCGTTCAAACGCTGATAACTTTACATTTGAGGAAATGAAAGATGGCGTCGAATTTGCCAAAAAATATGGCGCGAAAATTTATGTGACAACGAACATTTTTGCCCATAATGAAAATATTGATGGTTTAGAGGAATATATTCTTGGCTTGAAGGAAACAGGAATTGCCGGGATTATTGTTGCGGATCCACTCATTATTGAAACCTGCCAGCGGCTTGCCCCGGAGATCGAGATCCATATCAGCACACAGCAGTCACTTTCTAACTGGAAGGCTGCACAGTTTTGGAAAGAGTCAGGTGCAGAACGTGTCGTATTAGCAAGAGAGGTCAGTGCGGAAGAAATCAGAGAAATGAAGGAAAAGGTCGATGTTGAGATTGAAACCTTTATTCATGGAGCCATGTGCATCGCCTATTCCGGACGTTGTACATTGAGTAATCATATGACAGCACGGGATTCCAACCGTGGCGGCTGCTGCCAGTCTTGCCGCTGGGATTATGATCTCTACACACTAGAAGGCAGTAATCAAGAAGTTGCCCTGTTTGAAGAAGGCAATGACCCGTTTGCGATGAGCCCGAAGGATCTTAATTTAATTCAGGCGATTCCACAGATGATTGAGCTAGGGATTGACAGTTTGAAAATTGAAGGCAGAATGAAATCAATTCATTACATTGCCACAGTTGTGAGTGTTTATCGGAAAGTGATTGATGCCTATTGCGCTGACCCTGAGAATTTCGTCATCAAGCGTGAATGGTTAGAAGAACTCGATAAATGTGCAAACCGTGAAACAGCGCCTGCTTTTTTTGAAGGGGTTCCAGGGTATAAAGAGCAAATGTTTGGTAATCATAGCAAGAAGACAAAGTTTGAGTTTGTTGGTCTTGTGCTGGATTATAACGAGGAAACACAGATAGTGACATTACAGCAAAGAAACCATTTTAAGCCGGGGCAAGAAGTAGAATTTTTCGGACCGGAAATTCAAAACTTTACGCATGTGATTGATAAAGTTTGGGATGAAAAAGGAAATGAATTGGATGCAGCTAGACATCCGCTTCAGATTGTACAATTTAAATTGGACAAACCGGTGTATCCTAACAACATGATGCGAAAGGAGAACGCATGA
- a CDS encoding peptidase U32 family protein, with protein sequence MKKTELLVTPLSVDEILPLAEAGADAFVVGEQRYGLRLAGEFNREDVKKAITLAHSKGKKVYVAMNAIFHNEKIAELADYIQFAQEAMADAIIFGDPAVLMTAKEVAPEMKLHWNTETTGTNWYTCNYWGRKGAKRAVLAREINMDAIIEMKQHAEVEIEVQVHGMSCMFQSKRSLLGNYYEYQGKVLEVENRKMEKNMFLHDKERENKYPIFEDENGTHIMSPNDICMIDELQEMLEAGVDTFKIDGILKSPEYILAVTKAYRAAIDLFMEDPDAYDDKKDELLAAIEEIQPANRSIDTGFFFKETVY encoded by the coding sequence ATGAAAAAAACAGAATTGCTTGTCACTCCATTGTCCGTGGATGAGATTTTACCCTTAGCGGAAGCCGGTGCAGATGCATTTGTGGTGGGTGAGCAGCGATATGGATTACGACTAGCAGGAGAATTCAATCGTGAAGATGTTAAAAAGGCGATTACTCTAGCCCATAGCAAGGGAAAAAAGGTGTATGTGGCGATGAATGCGATATTTCACAATGAAAAAATAGCCGAACTTGCTGACTATATTCAATTTGCTCAAGAAGCAATGGCGGATGCAATTATTTTCGGCGACCCGGCTGTATTAATGACGGCAAAAGAAGTGGCACCGGAAATGAAACTCCATTGGAATACCGAGACAACGGGAACAAACTGGTACACATGTAACTATTGGGGTCGAAAAGGTGCAAAACGGGCAGTCCTAGCACGTGAAATCAACATGGATGCCATTATTGAAATGAAGCAACATGCTGAAGTGGAAATTGAAGTCCAGGTACACGGAATGAGTTGTATGTTTCAATCTAAACGCTCATTGCTAGGTAACTATTATGAGTATCAAGGAAAAGTCTTGGAAGTTGAAAATCGCAAGATGGAAAAAAATATGTTTTTGCATGATAAAGAGCGTGAAAATAAATATCCGATTTTCGAAGATGAGAACGGTACGCATATTATGAGCCCAAATGATATTTGTATGATTGATGAACTGCAAGAAATGCTCGAAGCCGGTGTTGATACGTTTAAAATCGATGGAATCTTAAAAAGTCCTGAATATATTTTAGCTGTAACAAAGGCTTATCGTGCAGCAATTGACTTATTTATGGAAGATCCGGATGCTTATGACGATAAAAAGGACGAACTGTTGGCTGCAATTGAGGAAATTCAACCGGCAAATCGTTCAATAGATACGGGATTCTTTTTCAAAGAAACGGTTTACTAA
- a CDS encoding O-methyltransferase has product MLNEKLHFYIDNLISERNPLFTEMESYAKEHNVPIMELAGIEMMLQVLRIHRTHKILEVGTAIGYSGLRMAEAMPNAEIITIERDVERIQVAKEFIGRSLYGEQITLIEGDALEVEDQVRVHAPYDAIFIDAAKGQYQKFFTMYEKYLSPDGMIITDNVLFKGLVAEEEIESKRTRNLVKKIDAFNHWLMDHADYDSVILPVGDGVAISKRRGERK; this is encoded by the coding sequence TTGTTAAATGAGAAGCTGCATTTTTATATTGATAATCTAATTTCAGAACGAAATCCATTGTTTACGGAAATGGAAAGCTATGCGAAAGAACATAATGTCCCGATTATGGAACTTGCAGGGATTGAAATGATGCTGCAAGTTCTGCGGATTCATCGCACGCACAAAATTCTAGAGGTCGGAACTGCGATTGGGTATTCAGGATTACGAATGGCTGAAGCGATGCCGAATGCTGAAATCATAACGATTGAGCGTGATGTTGAGCGAATTCAAGTGGCAAAAGAATTTATTGGGCGTTCTTTGTACGGGGAGCAAATCACCCTAATTGAAGGTGATGCGCTCGAAGTGGAAGATCAGGTTCGTGTACATGCTCCGTATGATGCCATCTTTATTGATGCGGCAAAAGGCCAATATCAAAAGTTTTTTACGATGTATGAAAAATATCTGAGTCCGGACGGAATGATTATCACCGATAATGTATTGTTTAAAGGTCTTGTCGCAGAAGAAGAAATTGAATCGAAGAGAACCCGAAACCTTGTTAAGAAAATTGATGCTTTTAATCACTGGTTAATGGATCATGCGGATTATGACTCCGTGATTCTCCCTGTAGGAGACGGGGTTGCCATTAGTAAAAGGAGAGGTGAAAGGAAATGA
- the mltG gene encoding endolytic transglycosylase MltG: MTSDEKGTKKEIIRQKMLEQHHEARVVRKIVSIISILILLLIVVIGGGGYLYIQSALKPVDSKSKKQKTVEIPLGSSVTGIGEKLETNGIIKNAKVFKYYVKLKNEGGFMAGNYQLSPSMDVAEIVSRLKTGKVLAKASFKIAIPEGKQLTEIAAIMAKATNQKEEDVFAKLNDKEFIKTLMAKYPDILTDEVLHSTVKYPLEGYLFPATYPFYKPNPTIDEIVTAMLDKTRNVLSDYAEASKEKKLSVHQLLTMASLVEEEATEKADRKTIASVFYNRIKKGMPLQTDPTVLYAQGRHKDKVLYEDLEVNSPYNTYKNTGLPPGPIASAGKDSIEAALDPEETDYYYFLATPEGEVIFTKTLVEHNQEKTKHITNKK; this comes from the coding sequence ATGACATCTGACGAAAAGGGAACAAAAAAAGAGATTATTCGGCAAAAAATGCTTGAACAGCACCATGAAGCAAGGGTTGTTCGTAAGATAGTTTCAATCATTTCGATCTTAATCCTATTATTGATCGTCGTTATCGGTGGTGGGGGATACCTTTACATACAATCAGCACTGAAACCAGTTGATTCTAAAAGTAAGAAACAAAAAACAGTTGAAATTCCGTTAGGTTCATCCGTCACAGGAATTGGTGAGAAATTAGAGACAAATGGAATTATTAAAAATGCAAAAGTATTTAAGTATTATGTAAAGCTGAAAAATGAAGGTGGATTTATGGCTGGTAATTATCAGCTAAGCCCTTCAATGGATGTGGCGGAAATTGTCAGCCGTCTGAAAACGGGTAAGGTACTGGCAAAAGCGAGTTTTAAGATTGCGATTCCAGAAGGGAAGCAGCTGACAGAAATTGCCGCTATTATGGCAAAGGCGACAAACCAAAAGGAAGAAGACGTATTTGCTAAATTAAATGACAAAGAATTTATTAAAACGTTAATGGCCAAATATCCGGATATTTTAACAGATGAAGTGTTACACTCTACGGTCAAATATCCGCTCGAAGGATATCTATTCCCGGCTACCTATCCGTTTTATAAGCCAAATCCAACAATTGATGAAATAGTCACAGCCATGCTGGATAAAACACGAAATGTACTATCTGATTATGCGGAAGCAAGTAAAGAGAAAAAGCTATCCGTTCATCAATTATTAACGATGGCCTCGTTAGTGGAGGAGGAAGCTACGGAAAAAGCTGACCGTAAAACGATCGCCAGTGTTTTCTATAATCGAATAAAAAAAGGGATGCCGCTCCAAACTGACCCAACGGTTTTATATGCGCAAGGGAGACATAAAGATAAGGTTTTATATGAGGATTTGGAAGTGAATTCACCATATAATACGTATAAAAATACCGGACTTCCACCAGGGCCGATAGCAAGTGCCGGAAAAGATTCGATTGAAGCGGCATTGGATCCGGAAGAAACGGATTATTATTACTTCCTGGCAACCCCAGAAGGCGAAGTTATTTTTACAAAGACATTGGTTGAACATAATCAAGAAAAGACAAAACATATTACCAATAAAAAATAA
- a CDS encoding DUF1292 domain-containing protein encodes MAHEHEHNEEDRYITLIDENGDEQLFEILFTFDSEEFEKSYIFFYPVGANEEEEEEIDILTYAYIPTEDGGLGELMEIETDEEWDMVEEVFNTFNEDQEVE; translated from the coding sequence ATGGCACACGAACACGAACATAATGAAGAAGATCGCTATATCACATTGATTGATGAAAATGGCGATGAACAACTATTTGAAATACTTTTCACATTTGATTCTGAGGAATTTGAAAAATCCTATATTTTCTTTTATCCAGTAGGTGCAAATGAAGAAGAGGAAGAAGAAATTGACATCCTCACATATGCTTACATCCCAACGGAAGATGGCGGTCTTGGCGAGTTAATGGAAATTGAAACGGATGAAGAATGGGATATGGTGGAAGAAGTATTTAATACTTTTAATGAAGATCAAGAGGTAGAATAA
- the ruvX gene encoding Holliday junction resolvase RuvX gives MRAMGLDVGSKTVGVAISDELGWTAQGLKTLKINEEKQQFGFEEIGQLISEYQVDTVVIGFPKNMNGTVGPRAEASKHFAAEIETKFAVPTVLWDERLTTMAAERVLLEADVSRKKRKKVIDKMAAVMILQGYLDSKN, from the coding sequence ATGCGTGCAATGGGTTTAGATGTAGGCTCAAAAACTGTCGGTGTAGCCATTAGTGATGAGCTAGGATGGACAGCACAGGGTCTCAAAACTCTCAAAATCAATGAAGAAAAACAACAGTTTGGTTTTGAGGAAATTGGTCAATTAATTAGTGAGTATCAAGTTGATACGGTCGTCATCGGTTTTCCTAAAAATATGAATGGTACAGTTGGCCCACGGGCTGAAGCTAGTAAGCACTTTGCTGCTGAAATTGAAACTAAATTTGCTGTGCCGACAGTTTTATGGGACGAGCGGCTGACTACAATGGCAGCTGAACGGGTATTGCTGGAAGCTGATGTCAGTCGAAAAAAGCGAAAAAAGGTTATTGATAAAATGGCAGCAGTCATGATTTTGCAAGGCTATCTTGATAGTAAAAATTAA
- a CDS encoding IreB family regulatory phosphoprotein, protein MSSFDKTMRFNFPEEPFEHDVKDVLLQVYEALQEKGYNPINQIVGYLLSGDPAYIPRHRDARNIIRKLERDEIIEELVKSYLKQQREV, encoded by the coding sequence ATGAGTTCATTTGACAAAACAATGCGATTTAATTTTCCTGAAGAGCCGTTTGAACATGATGTGAAGGATGTCCTTCTTCAAGTTTATGAGGCTCTGCAGGAAAAAGGGTATAATCCTATTAATCAAATTGTCGGCTACCTGTTATCCGGTGACCCTGCTTATATTCCACGGCATCGTGATGCCCGTAACATCATTCGTAAGCTGGAACGGGACGAAATCATTGAGGAATTGGTCAAATCCTACTTAAAACAACAACGAGAGGTTTAA